One genomic window of Luteitalea pratensis includes the following:
- a CDS encoding cation:proton antiporter, protein MGIAADLAIVIVAGLVGGLIAQALRQPLILGYILAGVLVGPHSIGRAVTNTHDIELLAEIGVALLLFALGLEFSLKQLQPVRRIALIGTPIQMVLTILLGTALGHLFGWPWTMSLWLGALIALSSTMVILKTLMSQGRMGTLSSRVMIGVLIAQDLIVVPLMILLPALSDAEAGLHALAAATGKAVLFLGLMVVVGTRLLPRLMQVIAVRQSRELFLLAITAIGLGVGYATYLFGLSFAFGAFVAGLVLSESDYAHQALSDIIPLRDVFGMLFFASVGMLIDPRLLLATAGQVVVLLLAILVGKSLILAGLAYGFGYRNVVPLAVGLGLWQIGEFAFVLGRVGLASGALSAEAFALVLNAAVVSMVLTPAVSGLTGPIYAWWRRRSGREPFQTINLPASGLHDHVVIVGGGRVGRFTAQFLQRLTLPAVLVELDYRRFDQARTAGIAAVFGDATQEVVLEAVQVSRARLVLVTVPIISVTEAIIEQVRKINPQMRIVARAEGAEQLRHLQERGLAEVVQPELEAGLEMVRQSLLHMDYGVTEVHRLSTRLRQEMYGPLFGDGSDYQKLVQLGAAHQLFDFVWVEVASGSVMEGRRIADLALRTRTGATVVGIMRRGQMIANPGPTEALEACDLLAIAGTAEQRRAIEALAARR, encoded by the coding sequence ATGGGCATCGCCGCAGACCTCGCGATCGTCATCGTGGCCGGCCTGGTCGGCGGTCTCATCGCCCAGGCGCTGCGCCAACCGCTGATCCTGGGCTACATCCTCGCCGGCGTGCTCGTCGGGCCGCACTCGATCGGCCGGGCCGTCACCAACACCCACGACATCGAGCTGTTGGCCGAGATCGGCGTGGCGCTGTTGTTGTTCGCCCTCGGCCTGGAGTTCTCGCTCAAGCAGCTCCAACCGGTCCGGCGTATCGCCCTCATCGGGACGCCGATCCAGATGGTGCTGACGATCCTGCTCGGTACCGCACTCGGCCACCTGTTCGGCTGGCCGTGGACCATGTCGCTCTGGCTGGGTGCGCTGATCGCGCTCAGCAGCACGATGGTCATCCTCAAGACCCTGATGAGCCAGGGTCGCATGGGCACCTTGTCGAGCCGGGTCATGATCGGCGTCCTCATCGCCCAGGACCTCATCGTCGTGCCCCTGATGATCCTGCTGCCGGCCCTTTCGGATGCGGAGGCAGGGCTGCATGCGCTCGCCGCGGCCACCGGGAAGGCCGTCCTGTTCCTCGGGCTGATGGTCGTGGTCGGTACCCGACTGCTGCCGCGCCTGATGCAGGTCATCGCCGTCCGGCAGTCCCGGGAGCTGTTCCTGCTCGCGATTACGGCCATCGGGCTGGGCGTGGGCTACGCGACGTACCTGTTCGGGCTGTCGTTCGCCTTTGGCGCCTTCGTGGCGGGCCTCGTGCTGAGCGAGTCCGACTATGCGCACCAGGCCCTGAGCGACATCATTCCGCTACGCGACGTGTTCGGGATGTTGTTTTTTGCCTCGGTCGGCATGCTCATCGACCCGCGCCTGTTGCTGGCCACCGCTGGTCAGGTCGTCGTTTTGTTGCTGGCGATCCTGGTGGGCAAGTCGCTGATCCTGGCGGGGCTGGCGTATGGGTTCGGCTACCGTAACGTGGTGCCGCTCGCCGTCGGCCTGGGGTTGTGGCAGATCGGCGAGTTCGCGTTCGTGCTCGGCCGGGTGGGCCTCGCCAGTGGCGCGCTGAGCGCGGAGGCCTTTGCACTCGTCCTCAACGCCGCGGTGGTCAGCATGGTGCTCACCCCGGCCGTATCTGGGCTGACCGGCCCCATCTACGCCTGGTGGCGCCGACGGTCAGGACGGGAGCCGTTCCAGACCATCAACCTCCCCGCCTCCGGCCTTCACGATCACGTGGTCATCGTTGGGGGCGGCAGGGTCGGCCGATTCACCGCGCAGTTCCTGCAGCGTCTGACGTTGCCGGCCGTGCTCGTCGAGCTCGACTATCGTCGGTTCGACCAGGCGCGCACCGCCGGGATCGCTGCGGTGTTCGGCGATGCGACGCAGGAAGTCGTCCTCGAGGCGGTGCAGGTCAGCCGCGCCCGACTGGTGCTGGTGACGGTGCCGATCATCAGTGTCACCGAGGCGATCATCGAGCAGGTGCGCAAGATCAACCCGCAGATGCGCATCGTCGCGCGCGCCGAGGGGGCCGAGCAGTTGCGGCACTTGCAGGAACGTGGCCTTGCGGAGGTGGTCCAGCCAGAGCTCGAGGCCGGTCTCGAGATGGTGCGGCAGTCGCTGCTACACATGGACTATGGAGTTACCGAGGTGCACCGTCTGAGCACCCGACTGCGCCAGGAGATGTACGGGCCACTGTTCGGCGATGGCAGCGACTACCAGAAGCTCGTCCAGCTCGGCGCCGCGCACCAGCTGTTCGACTTCGTGTGGGTCGAGGTGGCGTCAGGCAGCGTGATGGAAGGCCGGCGCATCGCCGACCTGGCGTTGCGCACACGCACCGGCGCGACCGTGGTCGGCATCATGCGGCGGGGACAGATGATCGCCAACCCCGGTCCGACCGAAGCCCTCGAGGCGTGCGACCTGCTGGCGATTGCCGGCACCGCAGAACAGCGCCGCGCCATCGAAGCACTCGCCGCGCGCCGCTGA
- a CDS encoding LptF/LptG family permease: protein MLRTLDRYIIRETLAPFGLTLLILTFLLQIPTIMDVAEKLIAKGVTLPIIGRIVLTLLPSSLAITIPISLLVGLLMALGRLSADREAVAMQACGVSLYRILRPVLLMAVVATAVTAYTMMEAMPRANQTFRDITFRIIQAKAESDVRPRVFFEEFPNLVLYVRDVPSNTRGWKGVFLADTRKPGETQLLTADRGHFVLEPAQRRVDLILEDGILHRSTLEAPAQYELQQFDALTVQLDPETVFPRQGLTPGDNEMTIPQLRTKARQMREQGLSPHNPIMAIQRKYTIPAACLVFGLIALVLGVSHRKDGKNAGFVIGIAVVLVYYVLMYVGTALAKGHQVPAEFALWIPNVVLGGAGVVLLVLKTRGYEFSPSIRIPIPEALARLLPRATAETTDGSTPRASSAIASVGNSGSVPAGTPAATPAATAVRSSGRKQVVVVIKVPQGILPSFNLLDRYLSRIYLRVFGVTFLGMLAVFYIAIFTDYSEYLFKGKTTGQMLLSFFLYSTPQYTYYITALAALVGTLVTVGLLTRTSELTVMQACGVSLYRATVPMLLFGLAWSVVLFGMEQSILAASNRRAEELKSTIRTGMPRPYNLASRQWMAGSNGELYHYGRFDTRTQRLEDLTVYTFGSRGWNVTGRTFARVTTHMNAHTWRADLGWQRSFGDRNAVTAFSVFPTRTVSMETPDYFGVEEPEAVLAERMKVGQLRQHIAELDQAGYNSVPLQVALHRKMAFPFITLIMTLIAIPFGVTTGRKGTLFGIGIGIVLAILYWTTQSLFAAVGSAGAIAPPLAAWAPNILFIAVAAYLVVSART from the coding sequence ATGCTCCGAACGCTCGACCGATACATCATCCGTGAGACGCTGGCGCCATTCGGCCTGACGCTGCTCATCCTCACGTTCCTGCTGCAGATCCCCACGATCATGGACGTGGCGGAGAAGCTCATCGCCAAGGGCGTGACGCTGCCGATCATCGGCCGTATCGTCCTGACGCTGCTGCCTTCCTCGCTGGCGATCACGATCCCGATCAGCCTGCTGGTGGGATTGCTGATGGCGTTGGGCCGCCTGTCGGCCGACCGCGAGGCCGTCGCCATGCAGGCGTGCGGCGTGAGCCTGTACCGCATCCTGCGTCCGGTGCTGTTGATGGCGGTGGTTGCGACCGCCGTCACCGCCTACACGATGATGGAGGCGATGCCGCGCGCCAACCAGACGTTTCGCGACATCACTTTCCGCATCATCCAGGCCAAGGCCGAGAGCGACGTGCGGCCGCGGGTCTTCTTCGAGGAGTTTCCCAACCTCGTCCTCTACGTCCGTGACGTCCCATCGAACACCCGCGGCTGGAAGGGCGTGTTCCTCGCCGACACGCGCAAGCCCGGCGAGACGCAGCTGCTCACGGCGGACCGCGGGCATTTCGTGCTCGAGCCGGCGCAACGTCGCGTCGACCTGATTCTCGAGGACGGCATCCTGCACCGGTCGACCCTCGAGGCGCCGGCGCAGTATGAACTCCAGCAATTCGACGCCCTGACAGTGCAACTCGATCCGGAAACCGTGTTCCCCCGCCAGGGCCTCACGCCCGGCGACAACGAGATGACCATTCCGCAGTTGCGCACGAAAGCACGCCAGATGCGGGAACAGGGCCTGTCGCCGCACAACCCGATCATGGCGATCCAGCGCAAGTACACGATTCCCGCTGCATGCCTGGTCTTCGGCCTGATTGCGCTGGTCCTTGGTGTCAGCCATCGCAAGGACGGCAAGAATGCCGGGTTCGTGATCGGTATCGCGGTCGTCCTCGTGTACTACGTGCTGATGTACGTGGGGACGGCCCTGGCCAAGGGCCACCAGGTCCCCGCCGAATTCGCGTTGTGGATCCCGAACGTGGTCCTGGGAGGCGCGGGCGTCGTCCTGCTGGTGCTGAAGACGCGCGGCTACGAGTTCTCGCCGTCGATTCGCATTCCAATCCCGGAGGCGCTCGCGCGCCTGTTGCCACGTGCCACCGCCGAGACGACGGACGGCTCGACACCGCGAGCCTCGTCTGCCATCGCGTCGGTGGGCAACAGCGGGTCGGTGCCCGCCGGGACACCTGCGGCGACGCCGGCAGCGACGGCGGTCAGGAGTTCCGGACGCAAACAGGTCGTGGTGGTCATCAAGGTGCCACAGGGGATACTCCCCTCCTTCAACCTGCTCGATCGGTACCTCAGTCGCATCTACCTGCGCGTGTTCGGCGTCACGTTCCTCGGCATGCTCGCGGTGTTCTACATCGCGATCTTCACCGACTACAGCGAGTACCTCTTCAAGGGGAAGACCACGGGGCAGATGCTCCTCAGCTTCTTCCTCTACTCCACCCCGCAGTACACGTACTACATCACCGCCCTGGCGGCGCTTGTCGGGACACTTGTCACCGTGGGCCTGCTCACCCGCACCAGCGAACTGACGGTGATGCAGGCGTGCGGCGTGAGCCTGTACCGCGCAACCGTGCCGATGTTGTTGTTCGGACTGGCCTGGAGCGTGGTGCTGTTCGGCATGGAGCAGAGCATTCTCGCGGCGTCCAACCGGCGTGCCGAGGAACTGAAGAGCACCATCCGGACCGGCATGCCCCGGCCCTACAACCTCGCGAGCCGGCAGTGGATGGCTGGAAGCAACGGCGAGCTCTACCACTACGGGCGTTTCGACACGCGCACGCAACGGCTCGAGGACCTGACGGTCTACACGTTCGGGTCGCGCGGCTGGAACGTCACGGGCCGCACGTTTGCGCGCGTCACGACACACATGAATGCGCACACCTGGCGAGCCGACCTGGGATGGCAGCGTAGCTTTGGGGACCGCAACGCGGTTACTGCCTTCTCGGTCTTCCCCACCAGGACCGTCTCCATGGAGACGCCGGATTACTTCGGCGTCGAGGAACCGGAGGCGGTGCTGGCCGAGCGCATGAAGGTCGGGCAACTCCGGCAACACATCGCAGAGCTCGATCAGGCGGGCTACAACAGCGTGCCCCTGCAGGTGGCGCTGCACCGCAAGATGGCCTTCCCGTTCATCACGTTGATCATGACCCTGATCGCCATTCCCTTTGGCGTCACCACGGGCCGCAAGGGCACCCTCTTCGGTATCGGGATCGGGATCGTCCTCGCGATCCTCTACTGGACGACACAGAGCCTCTTCGCGGCCGTGGGCAGTGCCGGGGCTATCGCTCCCCCGCTCGCGGCATGGGCGCCCAACATCCTCTTCATCGCCGTGGCCGCGTACCTCGTCGTCAGTGCACGGACGTAA
- a CDS encoding bifunctional nuclease family protein has protein sequence MPVRMLIKGLMMDPVTNMPILVLRDEAGERTLPIWIGMFEAHAVALQLENSGSPRPMTHDLLKHMIEALGGTVTEVHITDVREGTFYALIYLNANGDQVAVDSRPSDALALALRTRAPVYVAEHVLTDTRPLDTPTSQDTERLQHWLESLDPDEMGKYKM, from the coding sequence ATGCCGGTTCGCATGCTGATCAAGGGCCTGATGATGGACCCGGTCACCAACATGCCGATCCTCGTGCTTCGGGACGAGGCGGGGGAGCGGACCCTGCCCATCTGGATTGGGATGTTCGAGGCCCACGCCGTTGCGCTGCAGCTCGAGAACAGCGGCTCACCCCGCCCGATGACCCACGACCTGCTCAAGCACATGATCGAGGCCCTGGGTGGGACGGTGACGGAGGTGCACATCACGGACGTCCGTGAAGGCACCTTCTACGCCCTGATCTACCTGAACGCGAACGGTGACCAGGTGGCCGTCGATTCGCGACCCTCGGATGCGCTGGCGCTGGCGCTTCGGACCCGCGCGCCGGTCTACGTGGCCGAGCATGTCCTGACCGACACCCGGCCGCTCGATACGCCCACCTCGCAGGATACCGAGCGCCTTCAGCACTGGCTGGAGAGCCTCGATCCGGACGAGATGGGGAAGTACAAGATGTGA
- a CDS encoding ParA family protein encodes MILAIANQKGGVGKTTTAINLAAALSLRGRPTLLVDLDPQANSTMSFLDMATVGPTMFEAMTGEGGTTISTIIRSTNQPHLSIAPARIALAKLEAKLVGELDAHFRLKEKLAPLEAEYPYIVIDCPPTLGLLTVNALVAASHLVVPIQSSYFALEGTDDLLETVGKVQIRANPSLQVLGVLITMHDRRTSLARDIRDQIQKVFGTKVFKTVITKSVRLEESPAYKEAIFSFAPDSSGASEYYSFSEEVLSRV; translated from the coding sequence ATGATCCTGGCCATAGCCAACCAGAAGGGCGGCGTGGGAAAGACCACGACCGCCATCAACCTTGCCGCCGCGTTATCACTCCGCGGACGCCCGACGCTGCTCGTCGACCTCGACCCGCAGGCCAACAGCACCATGTCGTTCCTCGACATGGCGACCGTCGGCCCAACCATGTTCGAGGCGATGACCGGCGAGGGCGGCACCACCATCTCGACGATCATCCGGTCCACCAACCAGCCGCACCTCAGCATCGCACCGGCGCGCATCGCGCTCGCCAAGCTCGAGGCCAAGCTGGTGGGCGAGTTGGATGCCCATTTCCGACTGAAGGAGAAACTCGCGCCGCTCGAGGCCGAGTACCCCTACATCGTCATCGATTGCCCACCGACGCTCGGCCTCCTCACGGTCAACGCGCTTGTCGCGGCATCGCACCTGGTCGTCCCCATCCAGTCATCGTACTTCGCGCTGGAGGGCACCGACGACCTGCTCGAGACGGTGGGTAAGGTCCAGATTCGCGCCAACCCATCGCTGCAGGTGCTCGGCGTCCTGATCACCATGCACGACCGCCGTACAAGCCTGGCGCGCGACATCCGGGATCAGATCCAGAAAGTGTTCGGCACCAAAGTGTTCAAGACGGTCATCACGAAGAGCGTTCGGCTCGAAGAAAGTCCGGCGTACAAGGAAGCGATCTTCAGCTTTGCCCCGGACTCGTCCGGGGCGTCCGAGTACTACTCCTTCAGCGAGGAGGTCCTCAGCCGTGTCTAA
- the xerD gene encoding site-specific tyrosine recombinase XerD: MSADSPSPSDARIDAYLDHLRVVRRLQPLSIESYNRDLLQLARFAAGRGSSPEVLSLQDLEAFVRALMAEGYSPRSVARMVAGVRGFYKHLLVSRVIASNPSEDLRPPRAWRTLPRYLSLEEVDALLGAPDLSTPRGLRDRALLDVLYATGLRVSELVSLRPPDLNLEVGFLTCIGKGDKQRIVPVGDLAIASLRAYLGGGRMALLKGQASPWLFPGGRGTSALTRVGFWKLLKGYALKAGVSHDVSPHVLRHSFATHLLDRGADLRAIQMMLGHAALSTTQIYTHVLEARLKRVYDAHHPRA, encoded by the coding sequence GTGTCAGCGGACTCACCCAGCCCCAGCGACGCCCGGATCGACGCCTACCTCGACCATCTGCGGGTGGTGCGGCGACTCCAACCGCTGTCGATCGAGAGCTACAACCGCGACTTGCTCCAACTGGCACGGTTCGCGGCAGGCCGGGGGAGCTCGCCAGAGGTGCTGTCACTCCAGGACCTCGAGGCGTTCGTCCGGGCACTCATGGCGGAGGGATACTCGCCGCGATCGGTGGCGCGCATGGTTGCCGGAGTGCGCGGGTTCTACAAGCACCTGCTGGTCTCGCGGGTCATCGCGTCGAATCCGTCCGAGGATTTGCGCCCACCCCGGGCCTGGCGGACTCTCCCGCGGTACCTCTCGCTCGAGGAGGTCGATGCCCTGCTCGGGGCGCCCGATCTCTCCACGCCCCGGGGCCTGCGCGATCGCGCCCTGCTCGACGTGCTGTACGCAACCGGCCTGCGCGTGTCGGAACTGGTTTCGCTGCGACCGCCCGACCTGAACCTGGAGGTCGGATTCCTGACCTGTATCGGCAAGGGCGACAAGCAACGCATCGTGCCGGTGGGCGACCTGGCGATCGCGTCGCTGCGCGCCTACCTTGGCGGCGGCCGCATGGCGCTGCTGAAGGGGCAGGCGTCGCCGTGGCTGTTCCCCGGGGGACGCGGCACATCGGCGCTGACCCGGGTGGGGTTCTGGAAGCTGCTCAAGGGCTACGCGCTCAAGGCCGGCGTCTCGCACGACGTGTCGCCGCACGTCCTGCGCCACTCGTTCGCGACACACCTGCTGGATCGCGGCGCCGACCTCAGGGCCATCCAGATGATGCTGGGCCACGCCGCCCTGTCGACCACGCAGATCTACACGCACGTGCTCGAGGCGCGCCTGAAACGTGTCTACGATGCTCACCACCCGCGCGCGTGA
- the istA gene encoding IS21 family transposase, whose translation MDQVHVVRHKVLVEGRSQRAVARELGLSRVTVKKYLAQAAPVRHEAQPRPRPVSAAVAPRIAALLEEAPRWTTPKQRLTATRLHQLLRAEGHDVGVSLVKAAVAEWKRQRREPLIPLTYRPGELAEVDFFEVQVDVAGRRQKAWLFVLRLMYSGRDFGWIYERQDQVSFLDGHVRAFAHLGGAPTRVAYDNLKPAVARILAGGERALTIRFAALASHYLFEPSFCRPGVGHDKGGVESRGKYIRLQALTPIPAGDTLDAINTQLLAQLDARRDTRRHGTEATIGVRSAEEQRLLRPLDVPFVAEAAVPVSIAPRALARVHGAWYSVPCAWAGLDLTAWVGATTVTIVGRDGRRISHPRQRFGGRSIDYRHYLPALAIKPQAVRQVAPDLVRDLGDPFPAVWANLTAQHAPRDAARHLAKILGDLHAAGAAVVVPALERALRDGTPLRLAVHAEAPPVLGAEAVPASLRDVAITSGVAADYDRWLQDGAA comes from the coding sequence ATGGATCAGGTGCATGTGGTCCGGCACAAGGTGCTGGTCGAGGGACGATCGCAGCGAGCGGTGGCGCGGGAGCTGGGGCTGTCGCGGGTGACGGTGAAGAAGTACCTGGCGCAGGCCGCGCCGGTGCGGCACGAGGCGCAGCCGCGACCGCGGCCCGTGAGCGCGGCGGTCGCACCGCGCATCGCCGCGCTGCTCGAGGAGGCGCCGCGCTGGACCACGCCCAAACAGCGACTGACGGCCACGCGGCTGCACCAGCTGCTCCGGGCGGAAGGTCACGATGTCGGCGTCTCCCTAGTCAAGGCGGCCGTGGCGGAGTGGAAGCGGCAGCGACGCGAGCCGCTGATTCCGCTGACCTATCGCCCGGGCGAGCTGGCGGAGGTCGACTTCTTTGAAGTGCAGGTCGATGTGGCGGGCCGGCGCCAGAAGGCGTGGCTCTTCGTGCTGCGCCTGATGTACTCGGGCCGCGACTTCGGCTGGATTTACGAGCGCCAGGATCAGGTCAGCTTTCTCGACGGCCACGTGCGCGCCTTTGCCCATCTGGGCGGCGCGCCCACGCGGGTGGCGTACGACAATCTCAAACCGGCGGTGGCCCGGATCCTCGCCGGCGGCGAGCGGGCCCTGACGATCCGCTTTGCGGCGCTCGCCTCGCACTATCTCTTCGAGCCGAGCTTCTGTCGCCCGGGCGTCGGCCACGACAAGGGCGGCGTCGAATCGCGCGGCAAGTACATCCGGCTGCAGGCACTGACGCCAATTCCCGCGGGCGACACCCTCGACGCGATCAACACGCAACTGCTGGCGCAGCTCGATGCGCGCCGCGACACGCGCCGGCATGGCACCGAGGCCACCATCGGCGTGCGCTCCGCCGAGGAGCAGCGCCTCCTGCGTCCGCTCGATGTGCCGTTTGTCGCCGAGGCGGCCGTCCCCGTGAGCATCGCGCCGCGCGCGCTGGCCCGGGTCCACGGCGCGTGGTACTCGGTGCCGTGCGCGTGGGCCGGGCTGGATTTGACGGCCTGGGTCGGCGCGACGACGGTCACCATCGTCGGCCGCGACGGTCGGCGCATCTCCCATCCGCGGCAACGCTTTGGCGGCCGCTCGATCGACTATCGCCACTACCTGCCCGCACTGGCGATCAAGCCGCAGGCGGTCCGCCAGGTCGCGCCCGATCTGGTGCGCGATCTCGGCGATCCCTTCCCCGCGGTGTGGGCCAACCTGACGGCGCAGCATGCGCCGCGGGACGCCGCCCGGCATCTCGCCAAGATCCTGGGCGATCTGCACGCCGCCGGTGCGGCCGTCGTCGTGCCGGCACTCGAGCGTGCCCTGCGCGACGGCACGCCCCTCCGACTGGCCGTGCATGCGGAGGCGCCACCGGTGCTCGGCGCGGAGGCCGTGCCGGCGTCGCTCCGCGATGTGGCGATCACGAGCGGCGTGGCCGCGGACTACGACCGCTGGCTGCAGGACGGTGCGGCATGA
- a CDS encoding PadR family transcriptional regulator, which translates to MPPRTDALQGTLTLLILKTLDAGPRHGYAIAQHIQQTSHALLRVEEGSLYPALRRLEQEGWVKSSWSVTESQRKARVYALTPTGRRQLDEEEAKWQKLVQGVRHVLRFDEQ; encoded by the coding sequence GTGCCGCCAAGGACTGATGCCCTCCAGGGCACGCTGACCCTGCTGATCCTGAAGACACTGGACGCGGGCCCAAGGCACGGCTACGCCATCGCCCAGCACATCCAGCAGACATCGCACGCCCTGCTGCGTGTCGAGGAGGGCTCCCTCTACCCTGCCCTCCGGCGACTCGAGCAGGAGGGCTGGGTCAAGTCCTCGTGGAGTGTCACCGAAAGCCAGCGCAAGGCCCGCGTCTATGCGTTGACGCCGACTGGGCGCCGCCAGCTCGACGAGGAAGAGGCCAAGTGGCAGAAGCTGGTCCAGGGTGTCCGGCACGTCCTCCGGTTCGACGAGCAGTGA
- the miaB gene encoding tRNA (N6-isopentenyl adenosine(37)-C2)-methylthiotransferase MiaB encodes MNMHDGERLAGLLESAGFEATADPADADVIVINTCSVRERAEEKLFTRLGEFREAAQAAGHTPVIAVTGCVAQQEGAALLKRSRLIDVVIGTQQVKQLPMLVTRALDEDIGPQVDINPHEDVSFPLGIARRADAVKAYVNIIEGCNEFCAFCVVPYTRGHERMRPSAEILAEVRDAAARGHREIQLLGQIVNHYQAPDDAACDFASLLEQVHEVPGVERIRFASPHPRHVTPRLLEAYQSLPRICRHLHLPVQSGSTRVLAAMRRRYSRERYLEILGEVRAAVPDICLSTDMIVGFPGETAADFDDTLSLTAQARFHSMFSFKYSPRPRTLAIKRMPDDVSEDEKTRRIVELQALQREIQSDLHRQSVGTVEQVLVDATSRRREHELSGRTSGNVVVNFPGESSWMGRLAQVRITAAGPNSVRGEVLEVEA; translated from the coding sequence ATGAACATGCACGACGGCGAGCGACTCGCCGGACTCCTCGAATCCGCGGGATTCGAGGCGACGGCCGATCCCGCTGACGCCGACGTGATCGTCATCAACACGTGCAGCGTGCGCGAGCGCGCCGAGGAGAAGCTGTTCACGCGCCTGGGCGAGTTTCGCGAGGCCGCCCAGGCCGCCGGCCACACGCCAGTCATCGCCGTCACCGGCTGCGTCGCCCAGCAGGAAGGCGCCGCACTCCTCAAGCGCTCCCGCCTCATCGACGTCGTCATCGGGACGCAGCAGGTGAAGCAGTTGCCGATGCTGGTGACGCGGGCGCTCGATGAGGACATCGGCCCGCAGGTCGACATCAACCCGCACGAGGACGTGTCGTTCCCGCTCGGCATCGCCCGCCGCGCCGATGCCGTCAAGGCCTACGTCAACATCATCGAGGGTTGCAATGAGTTCTGCGCCTTCTGCGTGGTGCCGTACACGCGCGGGCACGAACGCATGCGTCCATCGGCCGAGATCCTCGCGGAAGTTCGCGATGCGGCCGCCCGCGGGCACCGTGAAATCCAGCTCCTCGGCCAGATCGTCAATCACTACCAGGCACCAGACGACGCCGCCTGCGACTTCGCAAGCCTGCTCGAGCAAGTTCACGAGGTTCCGGGTGTCGAGCGCATCCGCTTCGCCAGTCCGCACCCGAGACACGTGACGCCACGCCTGCTCGAGGCGTATCAGTCACTACCGCGCATCTGCCGCCACCTGCACTTGCCCGTGCAATCAGGCTCGACGCGCGTGCTGGCGGCCATGCGCCGCCGCTATTCACGCGAGCGCTACCTGGAGATCCTCGGGGAAGTCCGGGCGGCAGTACCCGACATCTGCCTGTCGACCGACATGATCGTGGGCTTCCCTGGCGAGACCGCCGCGGACTTCGACGACACGCTGAGCCTGACGGCGCAGGCTCGCTTCCACAGCATGTTCAGCTTCAAGTACTCGCCGCGTCCGCGGACGCTCGCCATCAAGCGGATGCCAGACGATGTGTCGGAGGACGAGAAGACGCGACGCATTGTCGAGTTGCAGGCCTTGCAGCGGGAAATCCAGTCCGATCTACATCGCCAGTCCGTGGGCACGGTGGAGCAGGTGCTCGTGGACGCGACAAGCCGTCGCCGCGAGCACGAGTTGTCCGGCCGCACCAGCGGCAATGTTGTCGTCAACTTCCCCGGGGAGTCGTCATGGATGGGACGGCTGGCGCAGGTGCGCATCACCGCAGCCGGCCCGAACAGCGTCAGGGGCGAGGTTCTGGAAGTGGAGGCGTGA
- a CDS encoding ParB/RepB/Spo0J family partition protein codes for MRHDAHYVETLTASAGAPVGRMISIEHIDPNPNQPRQVMGDLSELIASVKEHGLIEPIVVRQRGSRFQIVAGERRYQAAVRAGIEELPVVIRDVDDVGILEVALVENLQRKDLTAFEEAEALQALCQKAGYTHEKLAQKLGKSRTAITESLSLNQMPDPIKQLCRLADISSKSLLLQVVRQGEPEKMAALVEQMSRPGGMTRQEVREQVKPKAAKRGRPQAFTFTYKAPTKQFAFSLSFKKADVEPDEVIETLERILDDLRTQRASAAKPGDGVRPDLTLD; via the coding sequence ATGCGCCACGACGCCCACTACGTCGAGACGCTGACGGCATCGGCGGGTGCGCCGGTGGGCCGGATGATTTCCATCGAGCACATCGACCCGAATCCAAACCAGCCTCGCCAGGTGATGGGCGACCTCTCGGAGCTCATCGCCTCGGTCAAGGAGCACGGGCTCATCGAGCCGATCGTCGTGCGGCAACGCGGCAGCCGGTTCCAGATTGTGGCCGGTGAGCGTCGCTACCAGGCGGCGGTCCGTGCCGGAATCGAGGAACTCCCGGTCGTCATCCGCGATGTGGACGACGTCGGCATTCTCGAGGTCGCGCTGGTCGAGAACCTGCAGCGTAAGGACCTGACGGCGTTCGAAGAAGCCGAAGCGCTTCAGGCGCTCTGTCAGAAGGCTGGTTACACACACGAGAAACTCGCCCAGAAGCTCGGCAAGAGCCGGACAGCCATCACGGAATCGCTGTCGTTGAACCAGATGCCGGACCCGATCAAGCAGCTTTGTCGGCTGGCCGACATTTCTTCCAAGTCATTGCTGTTACAGGTAGTTAGACAGGGCGAACCAGAAAAAATGGCGGCCCTGGTCGAACAGATGTCTCGTCCAGGTGGCATGACCCGCCAGGAAGTGCGTGAACAGGTCAAGCCGAAAGCCGCCAAGCGCGGACGACCACAGGCGTTCACGTTCACCTACAAGGCTCCCACCAAGCAGTTCGCGTTCTCATTGAGCTTCAAGAAGGCGGACGTCGAGCCTGACGAAGTCATCGAGACGCTCGAGCGCATCCTCGACGACTTGCGCACACAACGCGCCTCCGCGGCCAAGCCCGGCGACGGAGTACGGCCCGATCTCACGCTCGATTGA